In Achromobacter xylosoxidans A8, a single window of DNA contains:
- a CDS encoding DUF4034 domain-containing protein, whose translation MQSLTAIRRDVRALVQSRAYAQLDAYYADLEQQDWANTEDPGAPYFEAANSGTLFDYSTVPYQDASDFLQAWIAACPDSYHAQLVMGNFCYGRAADIRGYGWADSVTQDRWLGAALACERSAAALLQAMALSPRPIAACVTMMQLAAHFKEPYWLRALYAGNPPETLTHDDIEEEGLMDAALAHLASVGVPRLAQAPQALPAWLAPRAEHEMEQAKDYWLLRALELRPGHLGALTAYAQYLQPRWGGSYEDIDGMAGGPLCEALTEPQRNAIRWIGIHDALDSYPEPDDVEAVEEYRRIFESFLARELRPTERGMALGYYAQFASYSLQDQARARALHGQSVAAFGPNEYLAQVDGPFRSFAHVSIIHHQPDEDGAFKRVLERMCGWDQVATAQALAAVAHQFGRWGFAQDPVRAQQLLDRAAELAADQMDDDFNVLAAAAMLWDGGDHEQGYFLTRQLADRRVPDAASSMYDIHRGFRDNTPDSYLDDAVRDQWLQRAVDDGSPLAMYNMAHRNIFDGGTDFSRRENLDKVLGLLQGAREEPRAEALARLRIGVLLRDHGTGQEQQEGVRAYLRPLVEEDDDWRAGRASAEIALAYTHGRGAKKNRFAAIEWAQHACRLQPDDEDIEDIQAQVMNSHSLVKTIGTVFGAYLGRGGVSAEDLPPKPAAQ comes from the coding sequence TTGCAATCCCTCACCGCCATCCGCCGCGACGTCCGCGCTCTGGTTCAATCCCGCGCCTACGCGCAGCTCGACGCCTATTACGCCGACCTGGAACAGCAAGACTGGGCAAATACGGAAGACCCTGGCGCGCCCTATTTCGAGGCGGCCAATTCCGGCACCCTGTTCGACTATTCGACGGTGCCATACCAGGACGCCTCGGATTTCCTGCAAGCCTGGATCGCCGCCTGCCCGGACTCGTATCACGCGCAGCTGGTGATGGGTAATTTCTGCTACGGCCGCGCGGCGGACATACGCGGTTATGGCTGGGCGGACAGCGTGACCCAGGACCGCTGGCTGGGCGCGGCACTGGCTTGCGAGCGTTCAGCCGCTGCCTTGCTGCAGGCGATGGCGCTTTCTCCGCGACCGATTGCGGCCTGCGTGACGATGATGCAGCTGGCCGCCCACTTCAAGGAGCCGTACTGGCTGCGTGCGCTGTACGCGGGCAATCCGCCCGAGACCTTGACGCATGACGATATCGAGGAAGAAGGCCTGATGGATGCAGCGCTGGCGCATCTGGCGTCAGTGGGCGTGCCGCGTCTCGCGCAGGCGCCGCAAGCCTTGCCGGCTTGGCTGGCGCCGCGCGCCGAGCATGAAATGGAGCAGGCCAAGGATTATTGGCTGCTGCGCGCCCTGGAGCTGCGGCCCGGGCATCTGGGCGCGCTGACGGCTTACGCGCAATACCTGCAGCCGCGTTGGGGCGGCAGCTATGAGGATATCGACGGCATGGCGGGCGGCCCGCTGTGCGAGGCGCTGACGGAGCCGCAGCGCAACGCGATCCGCTGGATCGGCATTCATGACGCGCTGGACAGCTATCCGGAGCCGGACGACGTCGAGGCCGTGGAAGAGTACCGCCGCATTTTCGAGTCGTTCCTGGCGCGCGAGCTGCGGCCGACGGAGCGCGGCATGGCGCTGGGCTATTACGCGCAATTCGCCAGCTATTCGCTGCAAGATCAGGCGCGCGCCCGCGCACTGCATGGCCAAAGCGTGGCGGCGTTTGGGCCGAACGAGTATCTTGCGCAGGTGGACGGGCCGTTCCGCAGCTTCGCGCACGTGAGCATCATCCATCATCAGCCGGACGAGGATGGCGCGTTCAAGCGCGTGCTGGAACGCATGTGCGGCTGGGACCAGGTGGCCACGGCGCAGGCGCTGGCGGCAGTGGCGCATCAGTTCGGCCGCTGGGGCTTTGCGCAGGATCCGGTGCGGGCGCAGCAGTTGCTGGACCGCGCGGCGGAGCTGGCGGCAGACCAGATGGACGACGATTTCAACGTGCTGGCGGCGGCCGCGATGTTGTGGGACGGCGGCGACCATGAGCAAGGCTATTTCCTGACACGCCAATTGGCGGACCGGCGCGTGCCGGACGCGGCCAGCAGCATGTATGACATCCACCGCGGCTTCCGCGACAACACGCCCGACAGCTACCTGGACGACGCCGTGCGCGACCAGTGGCTGCAGCGCGCCGTGGACGACGGCTCGCCGCTGGCCATGTACAACATGGCCCATCGCAATATCTTCGACGGCGGGACGGACTTCTCGCGCCGCGAGAACCTGGACAAGGTGCTTGGACTGCTGCAAGGCGCCCGCGAGGAGCCGCGCGCGGAAGCGTTGGCGCGCCTGCGCATCGGCGTGCTGCTGCGCGACCATGGCACCGGACAGGAACAGCAGGAAGGCGTGCGCGCTTATCTGCGTCCGTTGGTCGAGGAAGACGACGACTGGCGCGCCGGCCGCGCCAGCGCCGAGATCGCGCTGGCCTACACGCATGGCCGCGGCGCCAAGAAGAACCGCTTTGCCGCGATCGAATGGGCCCAGCACGCCTGCCGCCTGCAACCGGACGACGAGGACATTGAAGATATCCAGGCGCAGGTGATGAACTCGCACAGCCTGGTCAAGACCATAGGCACGGTGTTCGGCGCCTATCTGGGCCGCGGCGGCGTGTCAGCCGAAGACCTGCCGCCCAAGCCGGCCGCACAGTAA
- a CDS encoding alpha-hydroxy acid oxidase: MRLNQCQNFHDFRRMARQRLPGPIFNYIDGAADDETTYRRNTAAFESCDLLPDVLRGVSDVDMSVTVMGQKLALPVYCSPTALQRLFHHDGERAVAAAAGKFGTMFGVSSLGTVSLEEARKISGGPQVYQFYFHKDRGLNREMMARAKDAGVQVMMLTVDSITGGNRERDKRTGFAIPFRLNLAGIAQFAIKPAWALNYLTHERFRLPQLDTHVDMGGGAMSISRYFTDMLDPAMTWDDVAAMVQEWGGQFCLKGVMSVEDARRAADIGCTGIVLSNHGGRQLDGSRSAFDQLAEIVDAVGDRIDVMMDGGVQRGTHVLKALALGAKAVGLGRYYLFPLAAAGRPGVERALELMRVEIERAMKLMGCRTVAELQRRHLRFR, encoded by the coding sequence ATGCGTCTGAACCAGTGCCAGAACTTCCACGACTTTCGCCGCATGGCCCGCCAGCGGCTGCCGGGCCCCATCTTCAATTACATCGACGGCGCCGCCGACGATGAAACCACCTACCGCCGCAACACCGCCGCTTTCGAATCCTGCGACCTGCTGCCTGACGTGCTGCGCGGCGTGTCCGACGTGGACATGTCGGTGACCGTCATGGGCCAGAAGCTGGCGCTGCCGGTCTATTGTTCGCCCACCGCCTTGCAGCGCCTGTTCCATCACGATGGCGAACGCGCCGTGGCCGCCGCGGCGGGCAAATTCGGCACCATGTTCGGCGTCTCCTCGCTCGGCACTGTCAGCCTGGAAGAAGCCCGCAAGATCAGCGGCGGCCCCCAGGTCTACCAGTTCTACTTCCACAAGGACCGCGGCCTGAACCGCGAGATGATGGCGCGCGCCAAGGATGCTGGCGTGCAGGTCATGATGCTGACCGTGGACAGCATCACCGGCGGCAACCGCGAACGCGACAAGCGCACCGGCTTCGCCATTCCGTTCAGGCTGAACCTTGCCGGCATCGCGCAGTTCGCCATCAAGCCGGCCTGGGCGCTGAACTACCTGACGCATGAACGCTTCCGGCTGCCGCAGCTGGACACCCACGTCGACATGGGCGGGGGCGCCATGTCCATCAGCCGCTATTTCACCGACATGCTGGACCCGGCCATGACCTGGGACGACGTCGCCGCCATGGTGCAGGAATGGGGCGGACAGTTTTGCCTGAAGGGCGTGATGTCGGTGGAAGACGCCAGGCGCGCGGCCGACATCGGCTGCACCGGCATCGTGCTGTCCAATCACGGCGGCCGCCAACTGGACGGCTCGCGCAGCGCCTTCGACCAGCTCGCCGAAATCGTCGACGCGGTCGGCGACCGCATCGATGTGATGATGGATGGCGGCGTGCAGCGCGGCACCCATGTGCTCAAGGCCCTGGCCCTGGGCGCCAAGGCGGTGGGCCTGGGCCGCTACTATTTGTTCCCGCTGGCGGCCGCGGGCCGGCCGGGGGTGGAGCGCGCGCTGGAACTGATGCGCGTCGAGATCGAGCGCGCCATGAAGCTGATGGGCTGCAGGACCGTCGCGGAATTGCAGCGGCGGCATTTGCGGTTCCGCTGA
- a CDS encoding NAD(P)-dependent alcohol dehydrogenase, whose product MPALMKAAIFVAPGRIELTDKPIPDVGPNDALIRITTTTICGTDVHILKGEYPVAQGLTVGHEPVGVIEKLGSAVIGYQEGQRVIAGAICPSFTSYPSQDGFPSQDGAYLIPSGRCGCHGYKATAGWRFGNLIDGTQAEYVLVPDAQANLAPIPDGLTDEQVLMCPDIMSTGFKGAENANIKIGDTVAVFAQGPIGLCATAGAKLRGATTIIAIDGNDHRLDIARKMGADVTLNFKNCDVVAEILKLTGGRGVDSSIEALGTQGTFESALRILKPGGTLSSLGVYSSDLRIPMDAFAAGLGDHQINTALCPGGKERMRRLMNVIESGRVDLGLLVTHQYKLDDIVAAYELFANQRDGVLKVAIKPH is encoded by the coding sequence ATGCCCGCTCTCATGAAAGCTGCAATCTTCGTCGCGCCTGGCCGGATCGAGCTGACCGACAAGCCCATCCCGGACGTCGGCCCCAATGACGCGCTGATCCGCATCACCACCACCACCATCTGCGGCACGGACGTGCACATCTTGAAAGGCGAGTACCCCGTCGCCCAGGGGCTCACCGTTGGCCACGAACCAGTGGGCGTGATCGAGAAACTGGGTAGCGCCGTGATCGGGTACCAGGAGGGCCAGCGCGTCATCGCCGGCGCCATCTGCCCGAGCTTCACCTCGTATCCCAGCCAGGATGGATTCCCCAGCCAGGACGGCGCTTATCTAATCCCCAGCGGGCGCTGCGGCTGCCACGGCTACAAGGCCACGGCGGGCTGGCGCTTCGGCAATCTGATCGACGGCACGCAGGCCGAGTACGTGCTGGTGCCCGACGCGCAGGCCAATCTCGCGCCCATTCCGGACGGGCTGACCGATGAACAGGTTCTGATGTGCCCGGACATCATGTCCACGGGATTCAAGGGCGCGGAGAACGCCAACATCAAGATCGGCGACACGGTGGCCGTGTTCGCGCAAGGACCTATCGGCTTATGCGCCACGGCGGGCGCCAAGTTGCGCGGCGCCACCACCATCATTGCCATCGACGGCAACGACCACCGCCTGGACATCGCCCGCAAGATGGGCGCGGACGTGACGCTGAACTTCAAGAACTGCGACGTCGTGGCCGAGATATTGAAGCTCACGGGCGGGCGCGGCGTGGATTCGTCGATCGAGGCGCTGGGCACTCAGGGCACGTTCGAATCAGCCCTGCGCATCCTCAAACCGGGCGGCACGCTGTCCAGCCTGGGGGTGTATTCCTCCGACCTGCGCATTCCCATGGATGCGTTTGCCGCGGGCCTGGGCGATCACCAGATCAACACCGCGCTGTGCCCGGGCGGCAAGGAACGCATGCGCCGCCTGATGAATGTGATCGAATCGGGCCGTGTGGATCTGGGTCTGCTCGTCACGCACCAGTACAAGCTGGATGACATCGTCGCGGCATACGAACTGTTCGCCAACCAGCGCGATGGCGTGCTGAAAGTCGCTATCAAGCCTCATTGA
- a CDS encoding autotransporter-associated beta strand repeat-containing protein, translating to MSFKLSSAFLIALGAFPAYSQTIDGGSVVTVPGSQSSPWNLGASSLTVGNTSTGTLQIGATGVVSNGSGFVGRQVGSTGHVTVSGAGAQWTNSSGLSVGFSGTGTLGVSNGGIVRSTTNTYVGVAAGGTGTVTVSGLGSQLNSTGFMRVGQTGNGTLQISDSAVVSNGLAYVGYDSGSVGLVTISGAGTQWNSSAELTVGFSGNGRVNVTNGGAVASTNGTIGAGANSTGAVTVDGTGSSWTNSGVLTVGNSGSGALTISNNATVSAASARAGVAAGSQGVINIGAAALSAAAAPGTLTLTGPSPNLTLGATGGLVFNHTNTSGYLFVPGITGAGKLSTYSGTTILTANNNYTGGTTIAGGTLQLGNGGTSGAIVGNVSNNGALNFNRSDSVTFAGLVSGSGVVNQNGTGATILTANNTYTGGTTISAGTLQLGNGGTTGAIVGNVANNGTLVFNRSNTLSLGGQISGSGSVSQIGAGTTVLTGNNTYTGGTTISAGTLQLGNGGTSGAIVGDVANNGMLAFNRSDSVTFTGLVSGGGAVNQIGTGTTILTADNTYTGGTTISAGTLQLGNGGATGAIVGNVVDNGALTFNRSDVVTFAGQVSGSGVVNQIGAGTTILTADNTYTGGTTISAGTLQLGSGGTSGAILGNVIDNGALTFNRSDVQTFAGQISGSGVVNQIGAGTTILTADNTYAGGTTISAGALQLGNGGTSGSILGNVANDGLLAFNRSDTMTLAGQISGSGAVNQIGSGTTVLTGNNSYTGGTTIAAGTLQLGDGGTSGAIVGNVANNGALAFNRSDVQTFPGLISGSGTVSQIGAGTTILTADNTYTGGTTISAGTLQLGNGGTTGAILGDVTNHGALNFNRSDVQTFPGLISGSGVVNQIGAGTTILTADNTYTGGTTISAGTLQLGDGGTSGAILGDVANNGALTFNRSDVQTFPGLISGSGTVNQIGAGTTILTADNTYTGGTTISAGTLQLGDGGTSGGILGNVANNGALSFNRSDSVTFAGLISGNGTVNQNGSGTTILTAQNTYGGPTNINNGVLRAGAVSTLSPNSAVNVTAAGTLDLNGYSQATAGVINAGLINMGSGTAPGTTLTTPNYVGQGGRIAMNTLLGGDGSPSDRLVINGGTASGSSSLIVANAGGAGAVTTGNGILLVDAVNGGTTAASAFTLGNAGGYVAAGPYAYTLQRSSVDGSGLQNWYLRSTVDCAAAPSNPACKDPEPPVPPNPPVPPIPPNPPTPTPPAPPNYRPEVSTAVATPELALRYGATFLDSLHERIGEARYALPSTPAGGNSLAWGRVIGVTGERNGSNSGILGSRGPDYDYKIYGLQSGVDLYRRANANGSMDHAGAYVAFGRATADVDHLDGRSAGQAAMNGVTLGGYWTHIGKEGWYVDAVIQGTRYDVDNGRSPAGYNLDTRGFGFATSLEGGYPFRLNDEWVIEPQAQLVFQNVNLNDANDGAAKIRFNDVDSLRGRLGVRLARTVELDPGPDGKRIATTWLRASLVNEFLTNPTTEFSSQNGYVPFRADMKGTSVQLNLGADVGVKRNVSVYGSVGSEISLRGDGQSFNGKLGVKIAF from the coding sequence TTGTCATTCAAGCTTTCCAGCGCATTCCTGATCGCGTTGGGCGCTTTCCCCGCCTATTCCCAGACCATCGATGGCGGTTCGGTGGTCACCGTTCCGGGGTCGCAGAGTTCACCCTGGAACCTGGGCGCCAGCTCCCTGACGGTAGGCAACACCAGTACCGGGACATTGCAGATCGGCGCGACCGGCGTGGTGTCCAACGGCTCCGGCTTTGTTGGCCGGCAGGTCGGCAGCACCGGCCATGTAACCGTGAGCGGCGCCGGGGCGCAATGGACTAACAGTTCGGGCCTGTCCGTGGGATTCTCGGGCACTGGCACGCTGGGCGTTTCGAATGGCGGCATTGTAAGAAGCACCACCAACACCTATGTGGGCGTGGCGGCTGGCGGCACCGGCACCGTGACGGTCAGCGGCTTGGGATCGCAGCTGAACAGCACCGGTTTCATGCGCGTCGGCCAGACCGGCAACGGCACGTTGCAGATCAGCGACAGCGCGGTCGTGAGCAATGGGCTGGCCTACGTAGGCTATGACTCGGGCAGCGTGGGTCTGGTGACGATCAGCGGGGCGGGAACGCAGTGGAACAGCAGCGCCGAACTTACTGTGGGCTTTTCCGGCAACGGCCGGGTCAACGTCACCAATGGCGGCGCGGTTGCCAGCACGAATGGCACCATCGGCGCCGGCGCGAATTCGACGGGCGCGGTCACAGTCGACGGCACCGGCTCCTCTTGGACCAACTCCGGCGTCCTCACGGTGGGCAACTCCGGCTCCGGCGCGCTGACCATTTCGAACAACGCCACCGTCAGCGCAGCCAGCGCGCGCGCAGGCGTGGCGGCCGGCTCGCAGGGCGTCATCAATATCGGCGCGGCCGCATTGTCCGCGGCGGCGGCCCCCGGGACGCTGACGTTGACGGGTCCCAGCCCTAATCTGACGCTGGGCGCCACCGGCGGGCTGGTGTTCAACCACACCAATACCAGTGGCTATCTGTTTGTCCCCGGCATCACGGGCGCGGGCAAGCTCAGCACCTACAGCGGCACCACGATCCTGACCGCCAACAACAACTACACGGGCGGCACCACGATAGCCGGCGGCACGCTGCAGTTGGGCAATGGCGGCACCAGCGGGGCCATCGTCGGCAATGTGAGCAATAACGGGGCCTTGAACTTCAACCGCAGCGATAGCGTCACGTTCGCGGGCCTGGTCTCGGGCAGCGGCGTGGTCAATCAGAACGGCACGGGCGCCACGATACTGACGGCCAACAATACCTATACCGGCGGCACCACCATCTCGGCGGGCACCTTGCAGCTGGGCAATGGCGGCACCACCGGCGCCATCGTCGGCAACGTGGCCAACAACGGGACGCTGGTATTCAACCGGTCCAATACCCTCTCGCTCGGCGGCCAGATTTCCGGCAGCGGCTCGGTCAGCCAGATCGGCGCCGGCACCACGGTCCTGACGGGAAACAACACGTACACGGGCGGCACCACGATTTCGGCGGGCACGCTGCAACTGGGCAATGGCGGCACCTCGGGGGCAATCGTCGGCGACGTAGCCAACAACGGCATGCTGGCCTTCAACCGCTCCGATAGCGTCACGTTCACGGGCCTGGTATCGGGCGGCGGCGCAGTCAACCAGATCGGTACAGGCACCACGATCCTGACGGCGGACAATACCTACACCGGCGGCACCACGATTTCCGCGGGCACGCTGCAACTGGGCAATGGCGGCGCCACGGGCGCCATCGTGGGCAACGTGGTCGACAACGGCGCGCTGACCTTTAACCGCTCCGATGTAGTGACCTTCGCCGGCCAGGTATCCGGCAGCGGCGTGGTCAACCAGATCGGCGCAGGCACCACCATCCTGACCGCAGACAACACCTATACCGGCGGCACCACGATTTCGGCGGGCACGCTGCAACTGGGCAGTGGCGGCACGTCGGGTGCCATCCTGGGCAATGTGATCGACAACGGCGCGCTGACCTTCAACCGCTCCGATGTCCAGACCTTCGCGGGCCAGATCTCCGGCAGCGGCGTGGTCAACCAGATCGGCGCCGGGACCACGATCCTGACCGCAGACAACACCTATGCCGGCGGCACCACGATTTCGGCGGGCGCGTTGCAGCTAGGCAATGGCGGCACTTCGGGGTCCATCCTGGGCAATGTGGCGAACGACGGCTTGCTGGCCTTCAACCGCTCCGACACCATGACGCTTGCCGGCCAGATATCCGGCAGCGGCGCGGTCAACCAGATAGGCTCGGGCACCACCGTGCTGACGGGCAACAACAGCTACACGGGCGGGACGACAATCGCCGCAGGCACCCTGCAATTGGGCGACGGCGGCACCTCTGGCGCCATTGTGGGCAATGTGGCGAACAACGGGGCGCTTGCGTTCAATCGTTCCGACGTCCAGACATTCCCGGGCCTGATCTCTGGTAGCGGCACGGTCAGCCAGATCGGCGCCGGCACCACGATCCTGACGGCCGACAATACCTACACCGGCGGCACCACGATTTCGGCAGGCACGCTACAGCTGGGCAACGGCGGTACTACGGGCGCCATCCTGGGCGACGTGACGAACCATGGCGCGTTGAATTTCAACCGCTCCGATGTCCAGACCTTCCCTGGCCTGATTTCTGGCAGCGGCGTGGTCAACCAGATCGGCGCCGGCACCACGATCCTGACGGCCGACAATACCTACACGGGCGGCACCACGATTTCTGCGGGCACGCTGCAGTTGGGCGACGGCGGCACCTCCGGAGCCATTTTGGGCGATGTGGCGAACAATGGAGCACTGACGTTCAATCGCTCCGACGTCCAGACGTTCCCGGGCCTGATCTCCGGTAGCGGCACGGTCAACCAGATCGGCGCCGGCACCACGATCCTGACGGCCGACAATACCTACACGGGCGGCACCACGATTTCTGCGGGCACGCTGCAGCTAGGCGATGGCGGCACCTCCGGCGGCATCCTGGGCAATGTAGCCAACAACGGCGCACTGAGTTTCAACCGCTCTGACAGCGTGACGTTCGCGGGCCTGATCTCCGGCAACGGCACGGTCAATCAGAACGGCAGCGGCACCACGATCCTGACCGCCCAGAACACCTATGGCGGCCCGACCAACATCAATAACGGCGTGCTGCGCGCCGGCGCGGTCTCCACGCTCAGTCCGAACTCGGCCGTGAACGTGACGGCTGCTGGCACGCTCGATCTCAATGGCTACAGCCAGGCCACGGCCGGCGTGATCAACGCCGGACTCATCAACATGGGCAGCGGCACCGCGCCCGGCACCACGCTGACGACGCCGAACTACGTCGGCCAGGGCGGCAGGATCGCCATGAACACCTTGCTGGGCGGCGACGGTTCGCCGTCGGACCGGCTGGTGATCAATGGCGGGACCGCTTCCGGCTCGTCGTCGCTGATCGTCGCCAATGCCGGCGGCGCGGGCGCAGTGACCACCGGCAACGGCATCCTGCTTGTCGATGCCGTCAATGGCGGCACGACCGCCGCCAGCGCGTTCACGCTGGGCAATGCCGGCGGCTATGTCGCCGCGGGCCCCTACGCCTATACGCTGCAACGCTCCAGCGTGGACGGCAGCGGGCTGCAGAACTGGTACCTGCGTTCGACGGTGGACTGCGCCGCCGCGCCCAGCAATCCCGCCTGCAAGGACCCGGAACCCCCGGTGCCGCCGAATCCGCCCGTGCCGCCGATTCCGCCCAATCCGCCCACGCCCACGCCGCCGGCGCCGCCCAACTACCGGCCCGAAGTCTCCACGGCCGTGGCGACGCCGGAGCTGGCCTTGCGCTACGGCGCGACCTTTCTGGACTCGCTGCACGAGCGCATCGGCGAGGCGCGCTACGCCCTGCCCTCCACCCCGGCCGGCGGCAATTCCCTGGCCTGGGGCCGCGTCATCGGCGTGACCGGCGAACGCAACGGCAGCAACTCGGGCATCCTGGGCTCCAGAGGCCCCGACTACGACTACAAGATCTATGGCCTGCAATCCGGCGTGGATCTCTACCGCCGCGCCAACGCCAACGGCAGCATGGACCACGCAGGCGCCTACGTCGCCTTCGGACGCGCCACGGCCGACGTCGACCACCTCGACGGCCGCTCCGCTGGCCAAGCGGCCATGAATGGCGTGACGCTGGGCGGCTACTGGACGCATATCGGCAAGGAAGGCTGGTATGTCGATGCCGTGATCCAAGGCACGCGCTACGACGTCGACAACGGCCGTTCCCCGGCCGGCTACAACCTGGACACCCGCGGCTTCGGTTTCGCGACCTCGCTGGAAGGCGGCTATCCGTTCCGCCTGAACGACGAGTGGGTCATCGAACCCCAGGCGCAGCTGGTGTTCCAGAACGTCAATCTCAATGACGCCAACGACGGCGCCGCCAAGATCCGCTTCAACGACGTCGACAGCCTGAGGGGCCGCCTGGGCGTGCGCCTGGCGCGCACGGTGGAACTGGATCCGGGACCGGACGGCAAGCGCATCGCAACCACCTGGCTGCGCGCCAGCCTGGTCAATGAGTTCCTGACCAACCCGACCACGGAGTTCTCTTCCCAGAACGGCTATGTGCCGTTCCGGGCTGACATGAAGGGCACGTCGGTGCAACTGAATCTGGGCGCGGACGTGGGCGTCAAGCGCAACGTCTCGGTGTACGGCAGCGTGGGCTCGGAGATCAGCCTGCGGGGCGATGGGCAGAGCTTCAACGGCAAGCTAGGCGTGAAGATCGCGTTCTGA
- a CDS encoding M48 family metallopeptidase: protein MARLGLSGLKLSARLLLGDAALVSAGVALCTAPAWLYAALPGVLGVAAGALALPLPFAGWAMLRLPFAARPPAAEDGIRLRAEDAPALFREIEQVRARLGAPALDAVYLNGEFNASIRQHRQLLGRTRNVLWLGQPLLEMLSADACRAILAHECAHIAGSHGRYASRVYFARLQWQEAARQLERRKGLSTGPLRLFMNWHVPRFLTASLGFARECEYEADAQSAQACGAAAAANALVAVSLQARALREYWPAAYAQAADAQPPSPHARLAGHTELALPRDEAEAQAWLDQALCRPTTGDDTHPSLSDRLAALHTTASPEQRATGPSRQSAAQTSAPQAAPTSTNPLPWRRASPTAAEEWLGDQRLPLAQALDASQRDAIEQTARELRNERDEAIAGHHDLMRKQRLRALSADERASMAWYADMLTGDADSAAILLEQNLRAHPGHVPTLCQLAALQLRRARMAPTEASRLEAAAEVLWTQAANEPGPQRLPCLRQLTAAALRRGDLEQARAWRLEADLLERQTQAGDATPRFQAHGLNESDLRKLADTLDPLLRTATGVWLLRNTDSNRLALLVLARDSALARAIGKLTGEQSYLRRDCEMLLARLLPRVRQPVEPILMEAGDPLLNQCTQACLLRKAGA from the coding sequence ATGGCGCGCCTCGGGCTGTCGGGATTGAAGCTGTCGGCCCGGCTGCTGCTGGGTGATGCTGCACTGGTAAGTGCGGGCGTGGCGCTATGCACCGCGCCCGCATGGCTGTATGCGGCGCTGCCGGGTGTGCTGGGCGTTGCAGCAGGAGCTCTCGCCCTGCCGCTGCCTTTCGCGGGCTGGGCAATGCTGCGGCTGCCATTCGCGGCACGGCCGCCAGCCGCGGAGGATGGCATCCGCCTGCGGGCCGAAGACGCCCCCGCGCTGTTCCGCGAGATCGAGCAGGTGCGCGCGCGCTTGGGCGCGCCGGCGCTGGACGCGGTCTATCTGAACGGCGAGTTCAACGCCAGCATCCGGCAGCACCGGCAACTGCTGGGCCGCACGCGCAACGTGCTGTGGCTGGGGCAGCCGCTGCTGGAGATGCTGTCGGCCGATGCTTGCCGCGCCATCCTGGCGCACGAATGCGCGCACATCGCCGGCAGCCATGGGCGCTACGCCAGCCGGGTGTATTTCGCACGGCTGCAATGGCAGGAGGCGGCGCGGCAGCTGGAGCGGCGCAAGGGACTGTCGACGGGGCCGCTGCGCCTCTTCATGAATTGGCATGTGCCGCGCTTTCTGACGGCCAGCCTGGGTTTTGCCCGGGAATGCGAGTACGAGGCCGATGCGCAATCGGCGCAAGCCTGCGGCGCGGCTGCGGCTGCGAATGCGCTGGTGGCGGTGTCCCTGCAAGCCAGGGCGCTGCGCGAGTATTGGCCGGCCGCCTACGCGCAAGCCGCCGACGCTCAGCCGCCCTCGCCCCATGCGCGGCTGGCCGGACATACCGAACTGGCCTTGCCGCGCGACGAAGCCGAGGCGCAGGCCTGGCTCGATCAGGCGCTGTGCCGTCCGACCACTGGCGACGACACTCACCCTTCCCTATCTGACCGTCTGGCCGCGCTGCACACCACGGCATCGCCGGAACAGCGAGCTACCGGACCTTCGCGCCAAAGCGCAGCACAAACCTCAGCCCCGCAAGCGGCGCCAACAAGCACCAACCCACTACCCTGGCGCCGCGCCTCGCCCACCGCAGCTGAAGAATGGCTCGGCGACCAACGCCTGCCGCTGGCCCAGGCCCTGGACGCATCGCAACGCGACGCCATCGAGCAGACTGCCCGCGAACTGCGGAACGAACGCGACGAAGCCATCGCCGGCCATCATGACCTGATGCGCAAGCAACGCTTGCGCGCGCTGTCGGCCGACGAACGGGCCAGCATGGCCTGGTACGCCGACATGCTCACCGGCGATGCGGACAGCGCCGCCATCCTGCTGGAACAGAACCTGCGCGCACACCCCGGCCACGTGCCTACGCTTTGCCAACTGGCTGCGCTGCAGCTGCGCAGGGCCCGCATGGCCCCTACCGAGGCCTCGCGCCTGGAAGCAGCGGCGGAAGTGTTGTGGACGCAGGCCGCCAACGAGCCCGGCCCGCAGCGCCTGCCCTGCCTGCGCCAACTGACGGCGGCGGCGCTGCGGCGCGGCGACCTGGAGCAGGCGCGAGCCTGGCGCCTGGAAGCGGACCTGCTGGAACGCCAGACCCAGGCCGGCGACGCCACGCCGCGCTTTCAGGCGCACGGATTGAACGAGTCCGATCTGCGCAAACTGGCCGACACGCTGGACCCGCTGCTGCGCACTGCCACCGGCGTCTGGCTGCTGCGCAACACCGACAGCAACCGTCTGGCGCTGCTGGTACTGGCGCGGGACTCTGCATTGGCGCGCGCCATCGGCAAGCTGACAGGCGAGCAAAGCTATCTGCGGCGCGATTGCGAAATGCTGTTGGCGCGGCTGCTGCCGCGCGTGCGACAGCCTGTCGAACCAATACTGATGGAAGCCGGCGATCCCTTGCTGAACCAGTGCACGCAAGCCTGCCTCCTGCGCAAAGCCGGAGCCTGA